TCGAGCATCCCGATCACCGACAGGGCGAACGGGCTGAGGGGCTGGTTGAGGGCGAAGTTCGGCTGCAGGTCGACGGTCAGCCGCACCTCGGGTGTCAACAACTCAGGACTACTGCGAGATGACCCCACCGTCTGGGGCTCGTCAGCGCCGTCATCGGCCGTTAGTCCTGAGTTGTCAACACGAGACTCGGGTGGGCGCACGATCTCGACGACGCCGGCCGTGACGAGGGTCTTGGCGATGCCGAGCGCGCGGCGCACGAGCTCTCGCTGACGGTGGGGCGGCTCGTGGTTCTCGGTGAGCAGCGCGCGGGCGTGGGCGACGACGTCTCCCCCGCGGGCAATCAGGTTGATGAGCATCGCCGCTGACACCTGCATGCGGCTCTCGAGCGGCTCGGGCGGTGCGGCAACGAGCCGCTCGAACGTCTTCTCTGTCCACACGACGGTGCCGGCGGGTGCCGACTTCTTGGGCGCCTTCTTCACCTTTTTGCCGCTCGTCCCGGCCTTCTGCGCCTTCGCCTCGGCCTGCGCGTTTTCGACGTCGTGCTCAGGGGCCTGCACGACGACGAAACCTTCATCGTCGAAGCCGGCGCGGCCCGCCCGCCCCGCGACCTGGTGAAACTCGCGCGCGGTGAGGTGGCGGGTTTTCTCGCCGTCGTATTTGCTGAGCGCCGTCAGCAGCACTGTGCGAATCGGCACGTTGATGCCGACGCCGAGGGTGTCGGTGCCGCAGATGACCTTCAGCAGACCCTTCTGGGCGAGCACCTCGACGAGGCGTCGGTACTTGGGCAGCATGCCCGCGTGGTGCACGCCGATGCCGGAGCGCACGAGCCGGCTGAGGGTCTGCCCGAAGCCGGTCGTGAAGCGAAATTCGCCGAGCTCGCGGGCGATCTCGTCGCGCTGCTCGCGCGTGATCACCTTGATGCTCGACAGCGCCTGCGCGCGCTCCATCGCGGCGGCCTGGCTAAAGTGCACGACGTAGACGGGGGCCCGCCGCTCCTCGAGCAGTCTTTGCACCGTTTCGTGCACAGGCGTGCGCACGTACTCGTACGACAGCGGGATCGGCCGCTCGGTGTGCGTGACCTCGCTGACGGGATGCCCGGTGCGCCTCTCGAGGTCGCTCGCGATCGCGCTCACGTCGCCGAGCGTCGCACTCATCAGCAGGAAGCGCGTGCCGGTCAGTTCGAGCAGCGGCACCTGCCACGCCCACCCGCGCTCGGGATCGGCGTAGTAGTGGAACTCGTCCATGACGACGTGACCCACATCGAGCGCGTCACCCGAGCGCAGCGCCTGGTTGGCAAGGATCTCGGCCGTGCAGCAGATAATCGGCGCGTCACCGTTGACGGCGCTGTCTCCGGTCACCATGCCGACGTTCTCGGCGCCGAAAGTGTCGACCAGCTGGAAGAACTTCTCGCTCACGAGCGCCTTGATGGGTGCCGTGTAATAGCTGCGACGCCCCTGCGCGAGCGCGATCGCGTGGGCGGCGACGGCGACGAGGCTCTTGCCGCTACCGGTCGGGGTGGCGAGCACCACGTGGGCTCCGGCGACGAGCTCGAAGATCGCCTCCTCCTGCGCCTCATACAGCGGCCGCCCCGTGCTCTCCGCCCAGGCGGCGATCGCGTCGAACGCCGCACCCGCCTCGAACGGGGCGGGCATTGCGCTCATGAGGGGGGTCACACGCTCCAGTTTGTCAGCGTGCGCGTGCCTGCTCGACTTCCTGGGAAGTCAACCCCTTTTTCTTCCGCGTAGGCTCCGCTTGCCTGGTCGGCATGGATACCAATGCGAATTCCGGAGAAGAGTACGGCGACATCCACGACCCCGCAGAGCTCGCTGCCCGTCAGCAGCAGGAGGCGGAGCGCGCACAGGCTGAGAAGATTGCGGCCGACAACACGGCGGCGGGAGACGCGGGCGAAACCCCGAAGGACCGTCGCGTGGACGGAGTGGGCGACGGAAACGCGCCCCGCGAGAACGACGACCGCACCGAGCCGCTGGGCGAGCCGACGCCGCCCGACGGGCTCGACGACCCGCTCGGCACCGACGGTGGGGCGACCGACCGCGACCTCGGCGAGTTGGGTGGCGGCCATGAGTGAGCGGCGCGACGACCCGGCGGAGCGGGGCGAGGAGGCGCACGACGCGGGGTTCGCGTCAGACGACCTCGAGCATCCCGACGATCTGGAAGACGGCGAGCAGAACGTCGACGGCGCCTACCGCGACGGGATGCTCGGGGGCGGCGCGATCGGCGGAGCGATCGGTGCCGCCGCGAACGACGCGGCCACCGGGGTTCCGGTGCGCGACGATGAGCGCCGCGACGAGCAGGAAGGGCGCCGCTGATGGCCACGCATGACGACCGCGACAAGCTGACCGACACCCTTCCCGACAACGATGCTCAGAAGGGGCAGCGCGAGACGACGATCGGGCATGACGTCGACGACTGGACCGACCCCGACGGTGCCGCGGAGCGCGCCCACGAGGCGGATGAACGGTCCGACGCTGACGACGCGCCGGGTGTGCCCGACCGGGATTCTGACGAGCGCGAGGACTGGCAGGGCTAGCGCGCTACGACCCCGGCGCCTGGATCAGGAAGAACGGGAAGACGCCGGGGTTGTGGGCGTGCACGATCGCGAGGAACACGACCAGGTCGAACAACAGATGCACGATGATCACGTAGGTGAGGGACTTCGTGCGGTGGAAGATCCAACCCTGCAGCAAGGCGAAGGGGATCGTCATGAGCGGGCCCCAGGCCTGGTAACCGAGCTCCCACAGGAAGCTGACGAAGATGATCGCCTGCAGGATGTTCGCGACTAAGAGCGGGAAGTGTCGCATCAGCAGCACGTAACAGGTGCAGATGAAGAACAATTCGTCCCAGATGCCGACCGCGTTGACGCCGACGAAGAGGCGCGCCACCTCGCTGAACTCACTGACCGCCGGCCAGTTCTGGTACGAGCCCGACTGGATGAAGTAGAGCGGCAGGATCAGCCAGCCGAGGAACGGCACGGCGAACAGATACGACTTCTCCCACGGCTGCCACTTCTGCCCGCCCCGCCAGGGAAAGCGGATCACGCGCCGCTTCAGCACGAACCGGTCGAGCACGAACGGTACGGCCACGGCGAGGCTCAAGACGAACCCGAGCAGGAAGAAGTTGGGCCACGAAATGTCGGCCTTGACGCTCACCGTGCTCACCACGATGAGGCCCGCCGCGATGATGCCGAGGTCGCGCATGAGTTCGCGGTCGACGACGTACGCGACGATCAGGCCCGCGAGAAGCCAGGGGTAGCCGATGAGCCGGTTCTCGAAACCGAACAGCACGATCGCGCTCGTCGCGACGATGGCGGCGGGGATCAGCTTGGCGCTGAGGATCGGAAGGGAGTCCGTCGGGGCGATCGGAGCGGCGGCGGGCATGCGCCCATGCTGACAGTCGCCCGCTGGGAACCGCGCACAGTGCGCCGAAATACCCCCGGAACGGGGGTAGGCCTGAGACGCTCTCACGGCTTAGGCTGAGCGCAACATCGCGCAGGGGGGCTGACTCGATGACCGCATCCACCCCGGTACCCGGTTGGTACCACGACCCGGCAGACGCACGCCTCGTGCGCTGGTGGGACGGTTCGGCGTGGACCGAGCACGTGCAAGATGCTGCTGCTGTCTCTGCACCGACCGCCGAAACGGCGGCGGTCGCGGCCGCGCCCGCCGAACCCCGAGCCGCTGCCCCCGCGGTGTCTGGGGCGGCCACCGCGATCGCGCCAGCCCCGGCGGCGACCTTTGCGGCGCCAACCGCCGCTCACACCGCGACGACGGCAACGCCGGAGGGCTTCTTGCTGCCGGATCCGCTGGCGTCGCCCGGCCGCCGACCCGACGCGCCCGTCGCCCGCCGCAGCGCGCTCGAGACCGCACCCCCGCCGCAGCTGCCGAGTCGGCGCGAACGCCGTCAGTTGGAGTCGGCCACCTCGACCCAGTCGGGCGAGTCAGCGCCGTCAACCGCATCCACGGCGTCGAGCGAATCGGCCGGCTCGGGAGCGTCAACATCGTCCGCCCCGGCCGCGAGCTCACTCACCGGCCCGCAACCGGTGGTCGACCTGCGCATCCCGCCGCTGGAGGCGTTCAACGATCCGGGTGTCGCTGCTTTCGCCGCAGTCGAGTCACCCGTGCCGGGCCCGACCGTGGCGCCGCCTCCGGCGCCCGCGGAGCCCTCTCCTCGTGTCATCAGCTCAGAGCCCGTGGTGCCCAGCGCGCCCGCCGAGCCCGCGGTGCCCGATTTTCCGGCGGCGGTGCCGCACCGCTACGCGGCCGACGCACACGGGGCACGCCCGGCCGACGCACCCGGCACACGCCCCGCCTCCGCCGCCATCCCGGCGACGCTTCCTCAGACTCCGATCGCTCCGTCCAACGCGGAAGACGACGAAGGCTTCGCGCGCCCCTGGGTCAGCGTCGACGGTGGCGCGGTACCGCTGTCGGCCGTCGAGCTCGCCTCGGTCGACTACGAACCGCTGCCGCGCGGAGTGTTGAATCCGCCGCGCACACTCCCTCCGGCACCGACGCGCTCCGGCACCGTCTCCGCCTGGATGCTCGCCTTCAGCCCGCTCATCGCGCTGCTTCTGCTCGTGGGCGCTCTCCTTGCCGCCACTGTTCTCGCGGGCGGCGCCCTCAGCGCGTCGGCCGCTCCCCTGTCGGCGCTTGCAGCCGACACGACGGGGCTCGCCATCCTGGGCGGGGTGTTGCTGGCGATCCCGCTGCTGCTGATCGTCTGGGTTATGCTTGACCGGCGCGCGTTGTCCCGCTTCGGATTCCAGCAGCGCGCATCCGGGTTCTGGATTCTTCTTGGGCCGCTGTTCTACCTGATCGCCCGCGCGGTGGCGACCCGGCGTGAGGGGCGCGGCAGCGCATCCCCCACCTGGGTGCACGTGGGCGTCATCGTGACGGTAGCGGCGCTCGGCGTTGCCGCACCGTTCCTCGCCCCGCGTGAGGCGACCGTCGCCGAGATGCGCACCGTCGAGCAGAGCATCGCGCAGGATCTGCAGTCTCAGGACCTCGGGCTCAGAGTGGTCTGCCCGGACTCGTCGGATGCTCGCATCGGCTCGGTCTTCGTCTGCAACGCGGTCGCCGACGACAGCTCGGTCGTCGGTCTCATC
The sequence above is a segment of the Microcella alkaliphila genome. Coding sequences within it:
- a CDS encoding DUF2510 domain-containing protein; protein product: MTASTPVPGWYHDPADARLVRWWDGSAWTEHVQDAAAVSAPTAETAAVAAAPAEPRAAAPAVSGAATAIAPAPAATFAAPTAAHTATTATPEGFLLPDPLASPGRRPDAPVARRSALETAPPPQLPSRRERRQLESATSTQSGESAPSTASTASSESAGSGASTSSAPAASSLTGPQPVVDLRIPPLEAFNDPGVAAFAAVESPVPGPTVAPPPAPAEPSPRVISSEPVVPSAPAEPAVPDFPAAVPHRYAADAHGARPADAPGTRPASAAIPATLPQTPIAPSNAEDDEGFARPWVSVDGGAVPLSAVELASVDYEPLPRGVLNPPRTLPPAPTRSGTVSAWMLAFSPLIALLLLVGALLAATVLAGGALSASAAPLSALAADTTGLAILGGVLLAIPLLLIVWVMLDRRALSRFGFQQRASGFWILLGPLFYLIARAVATRREGRGSASPTWVHVGVIVTVAALGVAAPFLAPREATVAEMRTVEQSIAQDLQSQDLGLRVVCPDSSDARIGSVFVCNAVADDSSVVGLITVRWAGVDGSIQYWVELGDLPTEATG
- a CDS encoding CPBP family intramembrane glutamic endopeptidase translates to MPAAAPIAPTDSLPILSAKLIPAAIVATSAIVLFGFENRLIGYPWLLAGLIVAYVVDRELMRDLGIIAAGLIVVSTVSVKADISWPNFFLLGFVLSLAVAVPFVLDRFVLKRRVIRFPWRGGQKWQPWEKSYLFAVPFLGWLILPLYFIQSGSYQNWPAVSEFSEVARLFVGVNAVGIWDELFFICTCYVLLMRHFPLLVANILQAIIFVSFLWELGYQAWGPLMTIPFALLQGWIFHRTKSLTYVIIVHLLFDLVVFLAIVHAHNPGVFPFFLIQAPGS
- a CDS encoding DEAD/DEAH box helicase; the protein is MSAMPAPFEAGAAFDAIAAWAESTGRPLYEAQEEAIFELVAGAHVVLATPTGSGKSLVAVAAHAIALAQGRRSYYTAPIKALVSEKFFQLVDTFGAENVGMVTGDSAVNGDAPIICCTAEILANQALRSGDALDVGHVVMDEFHYYADPERGWAWQVPLLELTGTRFLLMSATLGDVSAIASDLERRTGHPVSEVTHTERPIPLSYEYVRTPVHETVQRLLEERRAPVYVVHFSQAAAMERAQALSSIKVITREQRDEIARELGEFRFTTGFGQTLSRLVRSGIGVHHAGMLPKYRRLVEVLAQKGLLKVICGTDTLGVGINVPIRTVLLTALSKYDGEKTRHLTAREFHQVAGRAGRAGFDDEGFVVVQAPEHDVENAQAEAKAQKAGTSGKKVKKAPKKSAPAGTVVWTEKTFERLVAAPPEPLESRMQVSAAMLINLIARGGDVVAHARALLTENHEPPHRQRELVRRALGIAKTLVTAGVVEIVRPPESRVDNSGLTADDGADEPQTVGSSRSSPELLTPEVRLTVDLQPNFALNQPLSPFALSVIGMLDPADTVGFRRDDTGAANGLLGTGHYALDVVSVVEATLDNPRAVLSQQQFRARGEAVAQMKADGIEYDERMERLEAVTHPQPLAELLEEAFEGFAAAQPWIRDVELKPKSVVRDMFERAMTFGEYVSFYQLQRSEGGLLRYLSDADRALRQTVPPEAMTDELTDIVEWLRELVRQVDSSLQDEWEALTQAADAGTPAAPSDTPVTPPPPPDVTTNRRAFTVLVRNEVFRRVQLAAREADDELVALDPDADWPAGLDAYFAEHDDIGIDAAARATALVHIDEKPEDARPGERVWRVRQVLADPAGHHDWGIDAVVDLDASAEEGVAVLRVTGLTRL